CGTATTCGGTGTGCAGTCCGCCCATGCCGACCCGGTTTACCGCTACTACTCCGTGGAAGATGAGAACGAGCGTGAATACAAACCTGTAAAGGTTCAGCCTTCTGTTGCACAGGCTGCCATGATCGGAAACCCGGTTTCCTTCCCGCGCGTAAAACATTTTGCGGAAAAATTTGAAGCCATCGGCGGCAAGAAGGCATTTCAGGTCGTACAGGTCAGTGAACAGATGATCATGGACTCCATGCTGCTGGCCAACTCCCACGGCCACATTGCCTGTACTCAGGGCGGTGAATGCTTTGCGGGACTGATTCGGGCCAAGGAACTGGGACTGATTTCCGAAAACGAAAGTGCCGTACTTGATTCCACAGCACACCAACTGAAGTTTGTCGGTTTTCAGGACATGTACTACCAGAACGACTTCCCTGCTGAATATGAAGTCACCCCGGATGCCAGCCGCGCCAACAAGCCTGAGCTTGTTATTGAAGGTGCGGAAAAAGAAAAAATGTCCGAGGCTGACTACATTGCAAAAGCAGCGGACAACGTCGTTTCCATGCTTGGTCTGGAGAAAAGATAAGTGGCAAAAAAGGAACGTGCGGACCAGATGCTCTTTGCTCAGGGACTTTCCGAGAGCCGAGAGCAGGCCAAACGCATGATCATGGCCGGACAGGCCCACTACCTCAAGGACGGACAGAAGCTCCCGGTAACCAAGCCGGGAATGCAACTGGACCCTGATCTTGAGATTGTAGTCAAAGGACGCGACCGCTTTGTCAGCCGGGGCGGCTATAAGCTGCTTACAGCTATTGAAGAACTGGGACTCAGTCCAGAAGGCAAGGTTGCGCTGGATGCCGGAGCATCCACCGGAGGTTTTACCGACTGCATGCTTCAGTTCGGGGCAGTGCGGGTCTATGCCGCAGATGTGGGATATGGTCAGCTGCACTGGAAATTGCAGCAGGATGAACGGGTTACCAATCTTGAACGCATCAATCTGCGTCATGCGCAAGAAGACCTGATTCCTGAAAAAGTAGATCTGGTGGTCTGTGATGTTTCTTTTATCTCACTAACCAAAATACTCCCTGCACTGGTCCGTTTTCTTAAGGAAAGCGGGGAAATCGTCTGTTTGATCAAACCGCAATTTGAAGTCGGTCCCGGACAGACTGATAAAGGAATTGTCCGAGACAAAGCTCTCAGACAGCAGGCAGTTGATATGATTGTAAACTTCGCTTCTTCTGAACTGGGCTTGCAACTTAAGGGGCTTGTCCCTTCCAGCATTAAGGGACCTAAAGGTAATCAGGAATACCTTGCGTATTTTATCCGCTGATTTAAAAAAAACACAAACATTAATCAGGCAGTTACAGTGATGTGACTGCCTTTTTTATTGTTTATTATACAATATTGCCCCCTAAAAACTACAAACATTCACATGAACAGCTCAAACTAAGCAAAATCCGTTTTAAACACCAGCAAACTACACCCCAAACACACCCCCACCCCCTTAAATGAACACAAAACAAACACATACCAACATCCCTACTATTGCAAAATCACTTTATGAAATTTAAAATGTAGTAAAATTTTCAATTACACAAAACAAACATACACCCATGTATGCAAATGTAAATTGATTTACGCATATATTATTTTCACAACAATTTACGACTACGTCAATTTTACTTTACTAAATTTAACATTCAAGATAGTTAGTATGAGCATTTTTTATGAGGGGATGACTCTAATTAAGCGCAGTCATTAAGCATTTTCAGTTTTTTTTGAAGGAGTGTATATGAGGACCAAATTTACAACATGTTTCAGCCTGCTGATCATTTTAATGGGGTTGGCAATAGTCCCCGGCTTCAGCAGCAAGGCTGAAGCGGCAGGCTTTGCTCTCTACGAGTGGGGAGCTCGCGGAAACGCGCTTGGCGGTGCCATGGTAGCAAAAGCTGACGATCCGTCCGCCATTGCATGGAACCCGGCAGGTATTACCCAATTGGAAGGCACACACATCTCCGCCGGTGTGGCGATGATCGCACCCAAGATGAATCTGACCACAACTGTCAATGGTGTCTCTACCAAAAACGCCATGACTGAGAACGTGTTTTTCGTACCCAACTCTTATATTACCCACCAGATCAACGACAATGTCTGGCTGGGCGTGGGGATGTTTACACGTTTCGGTCTCGGTACTGAATTTGATGAAAATTGGGATGGTCGTTACGCATCCTACAATACAGCGATTGAAAGTTATTCTTTCAACCCCAACCTCGCCTACAAATTCAACGATTACATTTCCTTTGCCGCCGGTATCGAAATCATGAAAGTACGTGCCGATCTCCGGAAAAAAATCGACTCAACAGGAGCAAGCAACCCCGCTACAGATGTAGACCAACGCCTCAGGGTAGACGGATTCACTCCCGGTTTTAACGCCGCTATCCATGTTACTCCCAATGAACAATGGTCTCTAGGACTTTCCTGGCGCAGCAAAATGAACCACAGAGCAACCGGTTCTGCAAGCTATACAATGCCCAACAATGCTGCCCCACCGGCCAACAGATTTAATGACAGTGATGTTTCCATGAATATGAACACCCCGCATATGATCTTCGGTGGTGTCGAATATAAGCCCATGAAAAATCTCAGTATCGAATTTGATGCTATTTACTCCATGTGGAGTGACTACAGTGCCATTGATTACTATTTTGATAAAAGCACCGCTATCGGCGTCAACAATTATACTGCTGATAAAAAATGGAACGATGTCTGGAGATTTGAAGTGGGTGTTGAATACCTGCCCATAGAAGACCTCGCTCTCCGGGCCGGTTACTTTTACGACCAGTCCCCCATTCCAGACAGCTATGTCGACTACATGCTGCCTACCAACGACCGTCAGAACGTGTCTTTGGGTGTTGGCTGGAAGTACAAAAGTTTCTCTGTTGATGCTGCCTACAACTACATGTGGATGGCGGATCGAAACATTGAAGCCAGACCTGCTGACAATATTGTCGCTACAGAAATCAGAAACTCCCGCACACACATTGTAAGTTTGGACATGGGATTTGAATTTTAAATCCCTGCCAGTACAACAAATAAGAAAGCCCGCTCCATCTGGAGCGGGCTTTCTTATTTCAGAGTAATTTTTGTTTATCTTCCAATCCCAAGATCAATCTTCATATCATCCGGAGCGGTCATTTCTACAGAATACTTCACGCTGTATTTACCTGCTGCCGGAACTTCCACCTTCCACTCAAAGTTATCATCTTTGGTTTCGGCCTTGGGTTCAGTAATAATTTCCAGCTTGATGCGTTTATCTCCGGAAACAGGAGCAGGCTCCTGCACCAACACTTTAACCGGGCGGGTACGGCTGCTCTCCAACTCGATTCCATATTTCCAACTGTAAGTCTGCTTGGAACTGAACATGCCCTGCTCACCGGACTTTTTCTCAAGAATCTTGCGTTCCACCTTGAGCATGGGATCGGAACCGAAAAACATCTTCTTCTCCTTACCGGAAAAGGAGAATTTTCTCTTGCCGATCATAGTTCCTTCCATGAACATCAACGCCGATCCAGCGGGATAATCCTTAGCTGCAGCAAGTTTGGTCTTAGCAGACACAAACACATCCGGAGTAAGGGAAGGACGAGCGATAAATGAAAAATTCGATTTCCATGTTTCGCTTTCCACTGCATATTTTCTGGTGCTGCCAGCCGGAATGGTCTTGCGGCCCATTTCCCAAAGTGAATAGGTAGCCTTGCTTACCCGTCTGGGAGCAGCACGTTTAGCCATATTCCTTCCGGCACCTACACGAGGCATTGAGGCGGCATCCATGGACATCACCGCTTCTTCCATGACATAACGCTCCGGCTCCGGCTCGGGACGAGGTTCAATCACCCAGCGACCAAGATTGGGAGGGGAAATTCTGGAACGTTTCTTCACAGTGGCAAGGGCGATGTCACAATTCTTAAAATCCATGCCGCTGCCCTGCCGTATTTCCGCTTCAAAGGTGAATTTTATTTTCCCGGCACTGGGGTAGGCATCAAGCTTGTACTTGGGAATCCAGCCGCAATTGCGCAGCATATAGCCTATTTTGAAATCTGCACGCTTGGCACCCTTTGCTGCCACTGAAACTTTCACATTCCAGACCAGCTTGCCACCGCCGGACATCTCTTTGAGCTGCCTTTTCAAGTCATTAATCAACTCCTGCAACTCATTAATCTTAACCTTAAGCTTTGCAGACTCTGTATAAAGTTTGGAAAGATTGCTGACGACCTGCCCGGCGATATTACCCAGATCGGAAGGTTTAATCTGCTGCCTGCTGCCACGCTCATTCCAGAATGTGATTCCGCCGTCAACTGCCTGCTTCCGGGAAATGACCGCGTCACGCTTGAACTTGAGCTGGTCTATCTTCTTGCCCAGCTCAAAAGCAGCCGGAGAACGCGACAAATCACTTCTGGCCCATGCAACATCATTAATGGCAACCCCTTTGGTGAGTGAAGCGATAGTGAACGTGTCCGGCACAGCCTGTCCGGAAAGGGTAAACATAACGTAATTGCCGTTTACATCCTTTTTAATATCCGCTTTTACTTTGCTGCTGAAATCCGCTCCGGAAGGATAAAAAACAACCCTCTCAGACGCAGCCAACGCAGAAGCGCAAAATAGAGCAACCACAATCAGAGTCATAAATATAATTCTTTTCCGCAAATCATTACCCTCGTTTAACAATCATAA
This Desulfovibrio sp. JC010 DNA region includes the following protein-coding sequences:
- a CDS encoding TlyA family RNA methyltransferase, whose protein sequence is MAKKERADQMLFAQGLSESREQAKRMIMAGQAHYLKDGQKLPVTKPGMQLDPDLEIVVKGRDRFVSRGGYKLLTAIEELGLSPEGKVALDAGASTGGFTDCMLQFGAVRVYAADVGYGQLHWKLQQDERVTNLERINLRHAQEDLIPEKVDLVVCDVSFISLTKILPALVRFLKESGEIVCLIKPQFEVGPGQTDKGIVRDKALRQQAVDMIVNFASSELGLQLKGLVPSSIKGPKGNQEYLAYFIR
- a CDS encoding DUF4139 domain-containing protein, translating into MTLIVVALFCASALAASERVVFYPSGADFSSKVKADIKKDVNGNYVMFTLSGQAVPDTFTIASLTKGVAINDVAWARSDLSRSPAAFELGKKIDQLKFKRDAVISRKQAVDGGITFWNERGSRQQIKPSDLGNIAGQVVSNLSKLYTESAKLKVKINELQELINDLKRQLKEMSGGGKLVWNVKVSVAAKGAKRADFKIGYMLRNCGWIPKYKLDAYPSAGKIKFTFEAEIRQGSGMDFKNCDIALATVKKRSRISPPNLGRWVIEPRPEPEPERYVMEEAVMSMDAASMPRVGAGRNMAKRAAPRRVSKATYSLWEMGRKTIPAGSTRKYAVESETWKSNFSFIARPSLTPDVFVSAKTKLAAAKDYPAGSALMFMEGTMIGKRKFSFSGKEKKMFFGSDPMLKVERKILEKKSGEQGMFSSKQTYSWKYGIELESSRTRPVKVLVQEPAPVSGDKRIKLEIITEPKAETKDDNFEWKVEVPAAGKYSVKYSVEMTAPDDMKIDLGIGR
- a CDS encoding OmpP1/FadL family transporter, with translation MRTKFTTCFSLLIILMGLAIVPGFSSKAEAAGFALYEWGARGNALGGAMVAKADDPSAIAWNPAGITQLEGTHISAGVAMIAPKMNLTTTVNGVSTKNAMTENVFFVPNSYITHQINDNVWLGVGMFTRFGLGTEFDENWDGRYASYNTAIESYSFNPNLAYKFNDYISFAAGIEIMKVRADLRKKIDSTGASNPATDVDQRLRVDGFTPGFNAAIHVTPNEQWSLGLSWRSKMNHRATGSASYTMPNNAAPPANRFNDSDVSMNMNTPHMIFGGVEYKPMKNLSIEFDAIYSMWSDYSAIDYYFDKSTAIGVNNYTADKKWNDVWRFEVGVEYLPIEDLALRAGYFYDQSPIPDSYVDYMLPTNDRQNVSLGVGWKYKSFSVDAAYNYMWMADRNIEARPADNIVATEIRNSRTHIVSLDMGFEF